Proteins encoded together in one Chryseobacterium taklimakanense window:
- a CDS encoding efflux RND transporter periplasmic adaptor subunit: MRAYKIGLLSILVAGVGIVQSCKQKEEKQLKDEPPVVTVATINSSETEQSVSYSGSIVPDNMTTVSFAVPGTINSVGVNEGQRVSKGQFLASIDATEYEAALQIANASLDQSQDAFRRFDELYKKGSFPEKDYIDIKTKVAQAEANKKINRKRIADSRLHSPTNGIITVKTAEVGGMAAPGVPAFTIVKTDMVYAQFSVPESEIGSFKQGMQVDVNIPTLQRDFKGKITIINPVADEISKAFTLKVRLDNPGGVLMPGMITEVLAGVPVKVKQVRVPLTAIVNNVDKIPHVYVVDKNNIAKLTRVSVGKIAGDDIIITDGLNESQTIILTGQNNVKDGKKVKAQTTSVTASAPKSE, from the coding sequence ATGAGAGCATACAAAATAGGACTGTTATCCATCTTGGTTGCGGGAGTAGGAATAGTACAGAGTTGCAAGCAAAAAGAAGAAAAACAGCTAAAAGATGAGCCTCCGGTAGTAACCGTAGCCACTATCAACAGTTCGGAAACCGAGCAATCCGTTTCCTATTCGGGTTCCATTGTACCCGACAATATGACCACCGTAAGTTTTGCCGTTCCCGGCACGATTAACAGCGTGGGTGTGAATGAGGGGCAGCGTGTGAGCAAAGGACAGTTCCTTGCAAGCATTGATGCCACCGAGTATGAAGCTGCATTGCAGATTGCCAATGCGAGTTTAGACCAGAGCCAGGATGCATTCAGGAGATTTGATGAACTGTACAAAAAAGGAAGTTTCCCCGAAAAGGATTACATCGACATCAAAACAAAAGTAGCGCAGGCAGAAGCCAACAAAAAAATCAACCGCAAGCGCATTGCAGACAGTCGCTTACATTCACCTACCAACGGCATTATAACTGTGAAAACAGCCGAAGTTGGCGGTATGGCAGCACCTGGCGTTCCTGCCTTTACCATCGTAAAAACGGACATGGTATATGCACAGTTTTCAGTACCGGAAAGCGAAATCGGAAGCTTTAAACAAGGGATGCAGGTAGATGTGAACATTCCTACACTGCAACGTGATTTCAAGGGTAAAATAACCATTATTAATCCCGTAGCGGACGAAATATCCAAAGCATTTACTCTTAAAGTTCGCTTGGACAATCCGGGCGGTGTCCTGATGCCGGGAATGATTACCGAAGTGCTTGCAGGAGTACCGGTAAAGGTTAAGCAGGTGCGTGTACCGCTTACTGCCATTGTGAACAATGTTGATAAAATCCCTCACGTTTACGTGGTAGATAAAAATAACATTGCCAAGTTAACAAGGGTCAGCGTTGGTAAAATTGCAGGCGACGACATCATCATAACAGATGGGCTAAATGAAAGCCAAACTATTATCCTTACCGGACAGAACAACGTGAAAGATGGTAAGAAAGTTAAAGCGCAAACTACATCGGTAACAGCATCAGCCCCAAAATCTGAATAA
- a CDS encoding IS3 family transposase (programmed frameshift) — translation MKKSKFSESQIIKILSQQESGQSVSDICREHGISQGTFYSWKSKYSGMEVSQLKQLREMEKELAQYKKIVAEQTLQITVLKDVIEKKPLGPAEKRELVGYAREDFGMSLRQACTVFNISTSVFYYRAKRRDDTEVIEQLSKLADLHRTWGFWMMYHRLRKLQYMWNHKRVYRIYTAMRLNLRNKRKKRLPARVKAPLLCPVGPNITWSLDFMHDTLASGKTIRTLNVIDDFSREALSITVDTSLPAQRVIRELEKLLEWRGKPDKIRSDNGPEFVAEAMRGWCEQNGIQWEFIQPGKPTQNSLIERFNRTFRQDVLDSYMFDSLPEIRKYADAWAWMYNNERPHSSLGQLTPTEFLLKYGKLSEFPTFQQDSNSKSDWNFLVLNVAS, via the exons ATGAAAAAAAGTAAGTTCAGCGAATCGCAGATCATCAAGATTTTATCACAGCAGGAGTCGGGACAATCGGTTTCCGATATCTGCCGGGAACATGGTATTAGCCAAGGTACATTCTATTCATGGAAGAGCAAATACTCTGGTATGGAAGTATCTCAGCTCAAACAACTCCGGGAAATGGAAAAGGAGCTGGCCCAATATAAAAAGATCGTTGCCGAGCAGACCCTTCAGATCACGGTGTTAAAAGACGTTATCGAAAAAAAGC CTCTAGGGCCTGCCGAAAAGCGTGAGCTTGTAGGTTATGCCCGTGAAGATTTTGGGATGAGCCTACGGCAGGCCTGTACCGTATTTAATATCAGTACATCTGTTTTTTATTACCGTGCAAAGCGCAGAGATGATACAGAAGTCATCGAGCAGCTTTCAAAGCTGGCCGATCTGCACCGCACATGGGGCTTCTGGATGATGTACCACCGTCTTAGAAAGTTACAATATATGTGGAACCACAAACGTGTTTATAGAATATACACCGCCATGCGATTAAATCTTCGAAATAAGCGCAAGAAGCGTCTTCCTGCTCGGGTAAAAGCACCACTACTGTGTCCTGTTGGACCGAACATCACCTGGAGCCTTGATTTCATGCACGATACGCTGGCCAGTGGGAAAACGATCCGTACACTAAACGTCATCGATGATTTCAGCCGGGAGGCTCTTTCTATTACGGTGGACACCAGCCTGCCTGCACAACGAGTAATCCGAGAACTGGAAAAACTATTGGAGTGGCGAGGCAAACCCGACAAGATCCGTTCTGATAATGGTCCTGAGTTTGTTGCTGAGGCTATGCGGGGATGGTGTGAGCAGAACGGTATACAATGGGAATTTATCCAACCGGGCAAGCCTACACAGAACAGTTTGATTGAACGGTTCAATAGGACATTCAGGCAAGATGTACTGGATAGCTATATGTTTGACAGCTTGCCCGAGATAAGAAAATACGCAGATGCATGGGCATGGATGTACAACAATGAAAGACCCCATTCCTCATTGGGGCAGTTAACGCCGACAGAGTTCCTGTTGAAATATGGAAAACTCTCTGAGTTTCCCACATTCCAACAGGATAGCAATAGCAAATCTGATTGGAATTTTTTAGTTTTGAATGTAGCTAGCTAA
- a CDS encoding amino acid permease produces MKTNTNKTLSQFDITILVISFVIGMGIFGTPARVAAAAGSPAIFFSVWIFFGFVSLCGALAFAEIGLRFTEMGGFYKIFAKAYHPSVIFP; encoded by the coding sequence TTGAAAACTAATACTAATAAGACCCTAAGTCAATTTGATATAACCATACTTGTTATAAGCTTTGTAATTGGAATGGGAATATTTGGAACGCCTGCACGTGTAGCAGCAGCAGCAGGATCGCCAGCTATATTTTTTAGTGTATGGATATTTTTTGGTTTTGTATCACTGTGTGGTGCTCTTGCTTTTGCAGAAATAGGTCTGCGGTTCACAGAGATGGGAGGTTTTTACAAAATATTTGCAAAAGCTTATCATCCCTCTGTAATCTTCCCTTAG
- a CDS encoding AraC family transcriptional regulator, translating to MYKQIELKVIELIQQKNPIHKHHFFELIFVLEGSGLHIINNNKYSFTKGDVFFLTPEEYHAFETIDSCKLCFIDFTANFFSSTFSRRNEKLNLSDFFKNLEFVFHNHHNIHGSIVNENDNIIFEALIKKLISEADRSGAYQEIIVQNIVFLLLNLLARNIHDTMQNHSNLVNSKSIIHEIYTYIQQNIYEKNSLKIESLALKFNKSADYINRYFKTQTGNTLKNYIIKYKLELIISRLKYSDLTISEIAYEMNFVDESHLNKIFKKNYGITANQYRLKSNHLE from the coding sequence ATGTACAAGCAAATAGAATTAAAAGTCATTGAATTAATTCAACAAAAGAACCCCATTCACAAGCATCATTTTTTTGAATTAATATTTGTGCTGGAGGGTAGTGGACTTCATATTATAAACAATAATAAATACAGTTTTACTAAAGGAGATGTATTCTTTTTAACACCAGAAGAGTATCATGCATTTGAAACAATTGATAGCTGTAAGCTTTGTTTCATTGATTTTACAGCAAATTTTTTTTCAAGTACTTTTAGTAGGCGTAATGAAAAATTAAATCTTAGCGATTTTTTCAAAAATCTGGAATTTGTTTTTCATAATCATCACAACATCCATGGAAGTATAGTAAACGAGAACGATAATATTATTTTTGAAGCTTTGATAAAAAAACTAATTAGTGAAGCGGATAGGTCTGGCGCTTATCAAGAAATAATTGTCCAAAACATCGTCTTTTTACTACTCAATCTGCTGGCGAGAAACATACATGATACAATGCAAAATCATTCAAACTTAGTAAATAGTAAAAGTATTATTCATGAAATATATACATATATACAACAGAATATTTATGAAAAAAACTCTTTAAAAATAGAATCTTTGGCTCTAAAGTTTAATAAATCAGCGGATTATATTAATCGATACTTTAAAACTCAAACCGGCAATACTTTAAAAAATTATATAATTAAATACAAGCTTGAGCTCATAATTTCAAGATTAAAATACAGTGATCTTACTATTAGTGAAATAGCATATGAAATGAATTTTGTCGATGAAAGTCATCTTAATAAAATTTTTAAAAAAAACTACGGTATTACTGCCAATCAATATCGGCTTAAAAGCAACCACTTAGAGTAA
- a CDS encoding helix-turn-helix domain-containing protein: protein MTLLIKGMVCNRCTYVLEQELTALGFEVLDVKLGQAIIKDTADFSHKLGAIKTMLKSIGLELMYDKNQKMINKIKELVEKGITLQLQSGTPTKFTTLISGKLHKNYDTLSALFSSVEGITLEKYIIHRKIEKVKQLLVDTEMSLTEIAHVLGYSSQAYLSNQLKKHTGFTSSHYRNIKEKGSLK, encoded by the coding sequence ATGACACTATTAATAAAAGGAATGGTGTGCAATAGATGTACGTATGTTCTTGAACAGGAATTGACAGCTTTGGGTTTTGAGGTTTTGGATGTAAAACTGGGTCAAGCCATCATAAAAGATACGGCAGACTTTTCGCACAAGTTGGGAGCAATCAAAACAATGCTGAAAAGCATCGGCTTGGAGCTGATGTACGACAAGAACCAAAAGATGATTAACAAGATAAAAGAGTTGGTGGAGAAAGGTATTACATTGCAACTGCAAAGCGGCACACCTACCAAATTCACAACCTTAATCAGTGGAAAGCTGCACAAGAACTACGATACATTGAGTGCCTTATTTTCTTCGGTAGAGGGAATAACACTCGAAAAGTACATCATTCATCGGAAGATTGAAAAGGTAAAACAGCTTTTGGTTGATACCGAAATGTCCCTGACCGAGATTGCCCACGTACTGGGGTACAGCAGTCAGGCTTACCTTTCCAACCAGTTGAAAAAGCACACGGGTTTTACATCTTCTCATTATAGAAATATTAAAGAAAAGGGAAGCCTAAAATAA
- a CDS encoding flavin reductase family protein, which produces MKKYTWRTHKIIQETEDTISIYFDTEQQAFSYLPGQYLNIRLAINGEQLIRSYSFSSVPSDEFPAITIKRVTGGKMSNYILDNAGLIEAWEIEAPFGSFVLEKPIAEHSQIVLLAGGSGISPLYAMLKSVENSNQIPLLVYSNKTPEETIFWNELETMQAAQKLNICYSFTAPDFISTKINHVAGRFNLLVLRSVIKRLVGEVAAAHYYICGPNGLMDLYRDALTGLNIPEDHIHLEYFDPVPVDAGDLETDGTVKDVIVNYYEDNYENDEKQTYECTSLIEVQPKQSLLDAMKAHHIKVASSCKNGTCGACWAVKTYGEVRMLHNGALTEQDIAEGIILLCQSYPMNADVCVTVQ; this is translated from the coding sequence ATGAAGAAATACACGTGGCGAACACATAAAATTATACAGGAAACCGAAGATACCATTAGTATATACTTTGACACGGAGCAGCAGGCATTTAGCTACCTGCCCGGTCAATACCTTAACATCAGGCTTGCCATAAACGGCGAACAGCTCATACGTTCGTATTCGTTCAGTTCTGTGCCATCTGACGAATTTCCCGCCATTACCATTAAAAGGGTTACGGGCGGAAAGATGAGCAATTACATTTTAGATAATGCCGGACTAATAGAAGCCTGGGAAATAGAAGCCCCCTTTGGCAGCTTTGTTTTGGAAAAGCCCATAGCCGAGCATTCCCAAATTGTTTTGTTGGCGGGTGGTAGCGGTATTTCCCCGTTATACGCAATGCTGAAAAGCGTTGAGAACAGTAACCAAATTCCCTTACTGGTGTACAGCAACAAAACGCCGGAAGAAACCATATTTTGGAATGAACTGGAAACGATGCAGGCAGCACAAAAGCTGAATATTTGTTATTCCTTTACCGCCCCCGATTTTATTTCCACCAAAATCAACCACGTTGCAGGCAGGTTCAATTTGCTTGTATTGCGTTCGGTCATTAAAAGACTGGTTGGCGAGGTTGCGGCAGCCCATTATTACATCTGCGGACCCAATGGGCTGATGGATTTATACCGGGATGCCTTAACGGGTTTGAACATTCCCGAAGACCATATCCATTTGGAATACTTCGACCCGGTTCCGGTGGATGCGGGCGATTTGGAAACGGACGGTACTGTTAAAGATGTGATTGTAAACTATTACGAGGACAATTACGAGAACGACGAAAAGCAAACGTATGAATGTACATCGCTCATTGAGGTACAGCCGAAGCAATCGCTTTTGGATGCGATGAAAGCGCATCATATCAAAGTGGCGAGTTCCTGTAAGAACGGAACCTGCGGGGCTTGTTGGGCGGTGAAAACATATGGGGAAGTTCGGATGCTCCATAACGGCGCACTAACAGAACAGGATATTGCCGAGGGAATAATTTTGTTGTGCCAAAGCTACCCGATGAATGCGGATGTTTGTGTTACGGTACAGTAA
- a CDS encoding helix-turn-helix domain-containing protein, with protein MLQKQNSSDCSEIMTKVCNVADRIIQNRLDTGTSAPFAVQLTKELKTDYQQLNNLFLVECDMSLEIIYIKRIIEKVKELLVYTEQSLSQIAKSLGYQKPAELSEQLATYTGLTSAHFKQIRKNKLEIIRRQQEKQNEL; from the coding sequence ATGTTACAGAAACAAAATTCAAGCGACTGTTCGGAGATAATGACGAAAGTTTGCAATGTAGCAGACCGGATTATACAGAACCGATTGGACACAGGTACATCTGCACCGTTTGCCGTGCAGCTTACAAAAGAACTGAAAACGGATTATCAGCAGTTGAATAATCTGTTTCTCGTTGAATGCGATATGAGCCTTGAAATTATCTATATCAAGCGCATTATCGAAAAGGTAAAAGAGTTATTGGTGTACACCGAGCAATCGCTATCACAAATCGCAAAATCGTTAGGCTATCAGAAGCCTGCGGAACTATCAGAGCAATTAGCAACTTACACGGGATTAACGTCTGCCCATTTTAAGCAGATACGAAAAAACAAGCTCGAAATCATCAGAAGACAGCAGGAAAAGCAAAACGAACTATAA
- a CDS encoding heavy-metal-associated domain-containing protein — translation MKNVELSIPDMQSAHCQSRVNGAIKDIDGIKVEKLEAGKLSVSVENDEVKEELVEAIEKAGYKVGGDGDKASSCSTGCCG, via the coding sequence ATGAAAAATGTAGAATTAAGCATACCAGATATGCAAAGCGCACACTGCCAGTCAAGAGTAAACGGAGCAATCAAAGATATTGACGGCATTAAAGTTGAAAAATTGGAAGCAGGAAAATTATCTGTTTCGGTTGAAAACGACGAAGTAAAAGAAGAGTTGGTTGAGGCGATTGAAAAAGCAGGCTACAAAGTTGGCGGCGACGGCGATAAGGCTTCAAGTTGTTCAACAGGATGCTGCGGATAA
- a CDS encoding plastocyanin/azurin family copper-binding protein, with translation MKKLVLALSVIAFTACNNNQQKEQTTQESNQPVTEEAVAPAETGNENIITISGGDDMKFDKTELKTKAGETVRLILKHIGKAPIEAMGHNVVILAQGTDFNAFANAAIDAKDNGYIPKGMEKAVIAKTDMIGGGQTTEITFTAPAKGSYDFLCSFPGHYIYMKGKLIVE, from the coding sequence ATGAAAAAGTTAGTGTTAGCATTGTCGGTAATCGCATTTACCGCCTGTAACAACAATCAGCAAAAAGAACAGACCACACAGGAGAGCAATCAGCCAGTAACAGAAGAAGCGGTTGCCCCAGCAGAAACAGGGAACGAAAATATAATTACCATTAGCGGTGGCGATGATATGAAGTTCGACAAAACCGAACTGAAAACCAAAGCAGGCGAAACAGTAAGGCTTATCCTGAAGCATATCGGTAAAGCACCAATTGAGGCAATGGGACACAATGTTGTCATTCTTGCACAGGGTACGGATTTCAACGCCTTTGCCAATGCTGCGATAGATGCTAAGGACAACGGCTACATACCTAAAGGAATGGAAAAAGCCGTTATTGCTAAAACGGATATGATTGGCGGTGGGCAAACCACGGAAATTACCTTTACGGCTCCGGCTAAGGGTTCATATGATTTTCTGTGTTCGTTTCCCGGCCATTACATCTATATGAAAGGCAAATTAATCGTAGAGTAA
- a CDS encoding four-helix bundle copper-binding protein: MIQTKFQSCIEACLKCVAICNQCAIACLNEDDVAHVKKCIQLDLECAAICQASANVLSLDGKFSKDICKLCADICNACAEECEKHAAMGMEHCKECAEACRACAKACEEMAA; encoded by the coding sequence ATGATACAGACAAAATTCCAATCGTGTATAGAAGCCTGCCTTAAATGTGTGGCTATCTGTAACCAATGTGCCATCGCTTGTTTAAACGAAGATGATGTTGCACACGTAAAAAAATGTATCCAGTTAGACCTGGAATGTGCAGCTATTTGCCAGGCGTCAGCAAACGTATTAAGTCTTGACGGTAAATTTAGCAAAGACATTTGCAAACTTTGTGCTGACATTTGCAACGCTTGTGCTGAAGAATGTGAAAAACACGCTGCAATGGGTATGGAGCATTGTAAAGAATGTGCAGAAGCGTGCAGAGCTTGTGCAAAGGCGTGTGAGGAAATGGCAGCGTAA
- a CDS encoding cation diffusion facilitator family transporter, translated as MEKEQGNDHSHSTNKKTLTVSLVIITVYMAVEVIGGLVTNSLALLADAGHMLSDAVSLFIALMAFKFSSKVADYGKTYGYKRFEILAAVINGATLILISGYIIYEAIERFQNPPEIQSSGMLIVAFIGLLVNVLVAWIMMRGSDVKENLNMRGAYLHVLSDMLGSVGAIIAALLIMFFGWGWADPLASIIVSILVLRSGYLVTKSSVHVLMEGTPENVEVEKMTEKILKTEGVKGMHDLHIWTITSGLNALTCHLVVDEKMKIEESEKLLRNIEYTLEDLNIHHVTIQLETPAHMHDNSILCSVKADPSSHDNHNH; from the coding sequence ATGGAAAAAGAGCAAGGAAACGACCATTCTCATAGTACGAATAAGAAGACCTTAACGGTTAGTTTGGTCATTATTACGGTCTATATGGCAGTAGAGGTTATAGGTGGGTTAGTAACTAACAGCCTTGCCCTATTAGCCGATGCTGGACATATGTTGAGTGATGCAGTATCACTCTTCATCGCATTGATGGCATTTAAGTTCAGTAGTAAGGTAGCTGACTACGGAAAGACTTATGGTTACAAAAGATTTGAAATACTGGCAGCAGTCATTAACGGCGCAACGCTGATACTGATTTCAGGTTATATCATTTACGAGGCAATAGAACGCTTCCAGAACCCACCGGAAATTCAATCAAGCGGTATGCTGATTGTTGCATTCATTGGACTACTGGTCAATGTGCTTGTAGCTTGGATAATGATGCGGGGGTCTGATGTAAAAGAAAACCTCAATATGCGTGGAGCATACCTGCACGTCCTCAGTGATATGTTAGGGTCGGTTGGTGCTATCATCGCAGCCTTGCTGATTATGTTCTTTGGTTGGGGGTGGGCAGACCCGTTGGCAAGTATCATCGTTTCCATACTGGTTTTACGGAGCGGTTATTTAGTAACTAAATCATCGGTACACGTACTGATGGAGGGTACGCCGGAGAATGTAGAGGTGGAAAAGATGACAGAAAAAATTCTGAAAACAGAGGGTGTCAAAGGGATGCACGACCTTCATATATGGACAATAACAAGTGGTTTGAACGCCCTTACCTGCCATTTGGTCGTAGATGAAAAAATGAAGATTGAAGAAAGTGAAAAATTGCTCCGCAACATCGAGTATACTTTGGAAGATCTGAACATTCACCATGTCACTATCCAGTTGGAAACACCTGCTCACATGCACGATAATTCAATATTATGTAGTGTAAAAGCTGACCCATCAAGTCACGACAACCATAATCATTAA
- a CDS encoding heavy metal translocating P-type ATPase, protein MATNKETIYIPLEDVESEHCALIVEKGLAQVKGVETHKVELNNRRAAITVNDNEVVGEAVKAIKDLGYGVPTVKKTYPVLGMTCASCAGSAESMAKYTPGVVSAEVNYGTGNLNVEFLPNITSSEQIRKAVQDGGYDLLLEDENKQQETLEAIHAEKFRKLKNKTIWAVILSLPVVIIGMFFMDMPYGNEIMWAFSTPVVLWLGKDFFINAWKQAKHRSANMDTLVALSTGIAYIFSVFNMLFMDFWHQRGLHAHVYFEAAAVIIAFILLGKLLEEKAKGNTSSAIKKLMGLQPKTVIVIEADGTERQKAIEDVNAGDIILVKPGEKIAVDGMVVSGNSYVDESMLSGEPVPVLKKENEKVFAGTINQKGSFQFKAVKVGKETMLAQIIKMVQDAQGSKAPVQKLVDKIAGIFVPVVMGIAVLTFILWFFLGGENGVVQGLLAAVTVLVIACPCALGLATPTAIMVGVGKGAENGILIKDAESLELAKKVNAIVLDKTGTITEGRPQVTGIQWLNNDDATKDVLLSIEKQSEHPLAEAVVKHLEGVSTTALSNFDSITGKGAKADYNNDTYYVGNKKLLAENNITIADQLQQQADEWGTQSKTVIWFANSKQALSVIAISDKIKETSVAAIKEMQDMGIDLYMLTGDNEATAKAIAQQTGIGHYKAEVLPQHKADFVKELQAQGKVVAMVGDGINDSTALATADVSIAMGKGSDIAMDVAKMTIISSDLTKIPQAIRLSKQTVATIKQNLFWAFIYNLIGIPIAAGILYPINGFLLNPMIAGAAMALSSVSVVSNSLRLKWKK, encoded by the coding sequence ATGGCAACCAATAAAGAAACAATTTACATCCCATTAGAGGATGTGGAAAGCGAGCACTGTGCATTAATCGTCGAAAAAGGACTGGCACAGGTAAAAGGCGTAGAAACCCACAAAGTAGAGCTAAATAACCGCAGGGCGGCTATTACCGTTAATGATAACGAGGTCGTAGGCGAAGCTGTAAAAGCAATCAAAGATTTAGGCTATGGCGTTCCTACCGTTAAAAAGACTTATCCTGTACTGGGTATGACCTGTGCATCTTGTGCAGGAAGTGCCGAAAGTATGGCAAAATATACTCCGGGCGTAGTTAGTGCCGAAGTGAATTACGGTACAGGAAACCTTAACGTTGAGTTCCTGCCGAATATAACCAGTTCCGAGCAAATCAGGAAAGCGGTACAGGACGGCGGTTACGACCTGTTGCTTGAAGACGAGAACAAGCAGCAGGAAACCTTAGAAGCCATCCACGCCGAAAAATTCAGAAAACTAAAAAACAAAACCATTTGGGCGGTAATCCTATCGCTCCCGGTAGTCATTATTGGTATGTTCTTTATGGATATGCCTTACGGTAATGAAATAATGTGGGCATTTTCCACTCCAGTAGTTTTATGGTTAGGTAAAGACTTTTTCATCAATGCGTGGAAGCAGGCGAAACACCGTTCTGCCAATATGGACACGTTGGTAGCATTGAGTACAGGTATCGCCTATATATTCAGTGTATTCAATATGCTGTTTATGGACTTTTGGCATCAAAGAGGTTTACACGCACACGTGTACTTTGAAGCGGCTGCCGTTATTATCGCATTCATCCTGTTAGGCAAGCTGTTGGAAGAAAAAGCCAAAGGCAATACCTCATCAGCCATTAAAAAGCTGATGGGCTTGCAGCCAAAAACGGTTATCGTGATTGAAGCGGACGGAACGGAAAGACAGAAAGCTATCGAAGATGTAAACGCAGGCGACATTATTTTGGTTAAGCCGGGCGAAAAAATTGCAGTAGATGGCATGGTCGTATCGGGTAACTCGTATGTAGATGAAAGTATGCTAAGCGGCGAACCTGTTCCGGTACTGAAAAAGGAAAACGAAAAGGTATTTGCAGGAACCATCAACCAAAAAGGTAGCTTCCAGTTCAAGGCGGTAAAAGTGGGCAAAGAAACAATGCTTGCCCAAATCATCAAAATGGTGCAGGATGCACAGGGAAGTAAAGCACCCGTACAAAAACTGGTGGATAAAATCGCAGGTATCTTCGTTCCGGTAGTAATGGGTATTGCTGTATTGACCTTTATCCTTTGGTTCTTCTTAGGAGGCGAAAACGGAGTGGTTCAGGGATTGTTAGCCGCAGTTACCGTATTGGTTATTGCTTGTCCTTGTGCTTTAGGTTTGGCAACACCGACCGCTATTATGGTGGGCGTTGGTAAAGGTGCTGAAAACGGCATTCTGATTAAAGATGCGGAAAGTCTGGAACTGGCGAAAAAAGTAAACGCTATCGTGCTGGATAAAACAGGTACGATTACCGAGGGAAGACCCCAGGTTACAGGCATACAATGGCTGAACAATGACGATGCGACCAAAGACGTTTTATTGAGCATCGAAAAGCAATCGGAGCACCCATTGGCGGAAGCCGTTGTAAAACATTTGGAGGGCGTTTCCACCACTGCATTATCAAACTTCGACAGTATTACGGGTAAAGGCGCAAAAGCCGATTACAACAACGATACTTACTATGTTGGTAATAAAAAGCTGTTAGCTGAAAACAACATTACCATTGCCGACCAACTGCAACAGCAGGCGGACGAATGGGGTACACAGTCTAAAACCGTTATATGGTTTGCAAACAGCAAACAGGCTCTTTCGGTAATCGCTATTTCCGATAAAATTAAAGAAACATCGGTAGCAGCTATCAAGGAAATGCAGGATATGGGCATCGACCTGTATATGCTTACCGGAGATAACGAAGCGACTGCCAAAGCCATTGCACAGCAGACAGGCATCGGGCACTACAAAGCCGAAGTATTGCCACAGCACAAAGCCGACTTTGTAAAAGAACTTCAAGCACAGGGCAAAGTGGTAGCGATGGTTGGGGATGGCATTAACGACAGTACCGCACTGGCAACAGCTGATGTAAGTATCGCAATGGGCAAAGGTTCGGATATCGCTATGGATGTGGCGAAAATGACCATCATTTCATCCGACCTTACCAAAATACCGCAGGCGATTAGATTGTCAAAACAGACCGTTGCGACTATCAAGCAAAACCTGTTTTGGGCGTTCATCTACAACCTTATCGGTATTCCAATTGCCGCAGGTATTCTTTATCCGATTAACGGTTTCTTATTGAACCCGATGATTGCAGGAGCAGCAATGGCGTTAAGTAGTGTAAGTGTTGTAAGCAACAGTTTACGCTTAAAATGGAAAAAATAA
- a CDS encoding helix-turn-helix domain-containing protein produces the protein MSTLFIKNMVCNRCILVVQNELDKLGLKANNIKLGEITLAKELTTKEREALEHVLDPLGFEVIDDKKSRIIEKIKNVIIDLVHHQDNDAKTNLSDVLSDQLHHDYNYLSNLFSDIEGTTIEKYFIAQKVEKVKELLVYDELSLSEIADRMNYSSVAYLSNQFKKVTGLTPSHFKQIREDKRKPLDKV, from the coding sequence ATGAGTACATTATTTATCAAAAATATGGTCTGCAACCGTTGCATTCTCGTAGTTCAGAATGAACTCGACAAGCTCGGCTTAAAAGCTAACAATATAAAACTGGGAGAAATTACCCTTGCGAAAGAATTAACCACTAAAGAGCGTGAAGCATTGGAACATGTTTTAGACCCTTTGGGCTTTGAGGTCATCGACGACAAAAAGAGCCGGATAATTGAAAAGATAAAAAACGTCATTATTGACCTGGTACACCATCAGGACAACGATGCGAAAACCAATCTTTCGGACGTATTGAGCGACCAATTGCACCACGATTACAATTACCTTTCTAACCTGTTTTCCGATATTGAGGGTACGACCATTGAGAAGTATTTTATCGCTCAGAAAGTCGAAAAGGTAAAAGAATTATTGGTTTATGATGAGCTGTCGTTAAGCGAGATTGCCGACCGTATGAATTATTCGAGCGTGGCGTATTTAAGCAACCAGTTCAAGAAAGTAACTGGGCTTACACCAAGCCATTTCAAGCAGATACGTGAGGACAAGCGCAAGCCACTGGATAAGGTTTAA